A region of Nakaseomyces glabratus chromosome M, complete sequence DNA encodes the following proteins:
- the EDC3 gene encoding Edc3p (CAGL0M03333g~Ortholog(s) have mRNA binding activity): MSQFIGYGVKLELKDGKILEGKITKATSKGLVLSDVKFEDGGSSQLFKVRSSQLKDLKVVSVRQKNGKGNGSNGNAANKSSRNKSRNDYSMNSGSQTNGNTSHGGSRHNNNNNNNSRYDSDWANDDVNQIKLQDDFDFQGNLNMFNKKDVFAQLKQQDDVAPELRLVAHNKKKDYEKPKNFNIDEMVIPNAKEDSWHKIDSERPQQQKSDGYLDFESGTDDDDVDDHEDRQLSNTRDRKNNNQIKHNVEDDDDDDDEGLEFHDADELPITQAVNITHLLHKAAKGSNSGKSKDGSQGNEQMLAKLEQMIIQQSKGSTRRNSSISSKKPTLLKIKDSSKQIATATPVQLLEIERIAQDHFGITAPILIENFAINLAQVIKQKLGGKARLRLENSNAEPLVVILTSDSVRSGARALALGRQLCRTGHIRVITMFTTSVNEIQDSLVKEQLELFKKCGGKVVNKVSSLESAVMSLNSPVEIVIDAMQGFDYNISDIFENIAEAEQADEDVNASDQNRRNNTRNSVSKAETIEQRITDIINWCNNQRGSTKIWSLNVPSSFDSGSGVQNFPVAVQATGVICTGWPLSSLPNIKYTLSSLDDVVAVDMGFPRGVYTLQNSLRKFLSFDVFAIEGSIALEL, from the coding sequence ATGTCACAATTTATCGGCTACGGGGTCAAGCTTGAGCTTAAGGATGGCAAGATACTAGAAGGTAAGATTACGAAGGCGACTTCTAAAGGTTTAGTGCTATCCGATGTGAAGTTCGAAGACGGTGGAAGCTCTCAATTGTTTAAAGTTAGATCGTCACAACTGAAGGATTTGAAAGTTGTGAGTGTGAGACAGAAGAATGGCAAAGGCAATGGTAGTAATGGTAATGCTGCAAACAAATCTAGTAGGAACAAGAGTAGAAATGATTACAGTATGAATTCTGGTAGCCAGACAAATGGTAACACATCGCATGGTGGATCTAGGcacaacaataataataataataatagcaGGTACGATAGCGACTGGGCCAATGATGATGTTAATCAGATTAAGTTGCAAGACGATTTTGATTTCCAAGGAAACCTGAATATGTTCAACAAGAAAGATGTATTTGCACAATTGAAACAGCAGGATGATGTGGCACCGGAATTGAGGCTTGTAGCTCATAATAAGAAGAAGGACTACGAGAAGCCaaagaatttcaatattgaCGAAATGGTTATTCCTAACGCTAAGGAGGACTCTTGGCATAAAATTGACTCAGAAAGAccacaacaacaaaaatcAGACGGATATCTTGATTTTGAGAGTGGTacagatgatgatgatgttgatgaCCATGAAGATCGTCAGTTATCAAATACAAGGGACAGAAAGAACAATAACCAAATCAAGCACAATGTTGAGGATGAcgacgatgatgatgatgaaggtTTGGAATTTCATGATGCTGATGAATTACCAATTACACAAGCAGTCAATATCACACATTTACTTCATAAAGCAGCTAAGGGGTCAAACTCTGGTAAGTCTAAGGACGGAAGCCAAGGTAATGAGCAGATGTTAGCTAAGTTGGAGCAGATGATAATTCAGCAATCAAAAGGATCTACTAGACGCAATTCTAGTATAAGCAGCAAAAAGCCTActttattgaaaatcaaGGATTCATCCAAGCAAATTGCCACAGCTACTCCAGTACAACTCttagaaattgaaagaatagCGCAAGACCATTTTGGTATTACCGCACCTATATTAATTGAGAATTTCGCTATTAACTTGGCGCAAGTTATAAAACAGAAACTTGGGGGCAAAGCCAGATTACGTCTGGAGAATTCCAATGCAGAGCCTCTTGTTGTGATACTAACATCTGATTCTGTAAGAAGTGGCGCAAGAGCACTTGCATTAGGAAGACAGCTATGCCGTACGGGGCATATTAGAGTAATCACTATGTTTACCACTTCAGTCAATGAGATACAAGATAGTCTAGTGAAGGAGCAATTAGAGCTGTTTAAGAAATGTGGTGGTAAAGTAGTCAACAAAGTCAGTTCACTAGAAAGTGCGGTGATGAGTTTGAATAGTCCAGTTGaaattgttattgatgCTATGCAAGGTTTTGACTACAATATCTcagatatatttgaaaacatTGCTGAAGCTGAACAAGCTGACGAAGATGTTAATGCCAGTGATCAAAACAGACGTAATAACACTAGAAACAGCGTCTCAAAGGCAGAGACTATCGAACAAAGAATTACGGATATTATAAACTGGTGTAACAATCAACGTGGATCCACGAAGATTTGGTCTTTGAACGTACCAAGCAGTTTTGATAGCGGTTCTGGTGTTCAAAACTTCCCCGTCGCCGTGCAAGCCACCGGGGTTATTTGCACGGGCTGGCCATTGTCCTCTTTACCAAACATCAAATACACGTTGAGTTCTCTCGATGATGTCGTGGCCGTCGACATGGGTTTCCCAAGAGGTGTCTACACACTTCAAAACTCCCTGCGTAAATTCCTTTCCTTTGATGTTTTCGCAATTGAAGGTTCCATCGCTTTGGAACTTTGA
- the VAC8 gene encoding protein anchor VAC8 (CAGL0M03355g~Ortholog(s) have protein membrane anchor activity) translates to MGGCCSCFRDSSDDVSVLPITDNEREAVTLLLGYLEDKDRLDFYSGGPLKALTTLVYSDNLNLQRSAALAFAEVTEKYVRQVSRDVLEPILILLQSQDPQIQVAACAALGNLAVNNENKLLIVDMGGLEPLINQMMGTNVEVQCNAVGCITNLATRDDNKHKIATSGALVPLTKLAKSKHIRVQRNATGALLNMTHSEENRRELVNAGAVPVLVSLLSSNDPDVQYYCTTALSNIAVDEANRKKLAQTEPRLVSKLVSLMDSPSSRVKCQATLALRNLASDTSYQLEIVRAGGLPHLVNLIQSESVPLILASVACIRNISIHPLNEGLIVDAGFLPPLVKLLDYRDSEEIQCHAVSTLRNLAASSEKNRKEFFESGAVKKCKELALDSPVSVQSEISACFAILALADVSKQDLLDADILQALIPMTFSTNQEVSGNAAAALANLCSRIDNYSKIISSWDQPKEGIRGFLKRFLQSNYATFEHIALWAILQLSESHNDKVIYLIKNDKEIINSVRKMADVTYDRLQKSGVDVNKNGNSEERGDNEDHQSNNDRNLANSTSSDQYEDASMELYNITQQILQFLD, encoded by the coding sequence ATGGGTGGGTGTTGTAGTTGTTTTAGGGACTCTTCTGATGATGTCAGTGTGCTGCCTATAACAGACAATGAACGCGAGGCTGTGACCTTGTTGTTAGGATATTTGGAGGATAAGGACAGACTAGACTTCTACAGTGGTGGACCTTTGAAGGCATTGACTACATTGGTTTACTCTGACAACTTAAATTTACAAAGAAGTGCTGCTTTGGCGTTTGCAGAAGTAACTGAAAAATATGTTAGACAAGTGTCTAGAGATGTTTTAGAGCCCATACTAATTCTTTTGCAAAGTCAGGACCCTCAGATTCAGGTGGCTGCATGCGCTGCTTTGGGTAACTTGGCAgtcaataatgaaaataaactaCTAATAGTAGATATGGGCGGTTTGGAACCACTTATTAACCAGATGATGGGTACAAATGTCGAAGTTCAATGTAACGCTGTCGGTTGTATAACTAACTTGGCTACAAGGGATGATAATAAACATAAGATTGCCACATCAGGTGCCCTCGTACCTTTAACAAAGTTAGCTAAGTCAAAGCATATCCGTGTACAAAGAAATGCCACTGGTGCTTTGTTGAATATGACACACTCAGAGGAAAATAGAAGAGAATTGGTCAATGCTGGCGCTGTACCAGTTCTAGTGTCATTACTGTCTTCTAATGACCCTGATgttcaatattattgtaCAACTGCTCTATCTAACATTGCAGTTGATGAAGCTAACAGAAAGAAACTTGCCCAAACTGAGCCCAGACTGGTATCAAAGTTGGTATCGTTGATGGATTCACCTTCATCAAGAGTTAAATGTCAAGCTACATTAGCGTTGAGAAACTTAGCATCCGATACAAGTTATCAATTAGAGATAGTTAGAGCTGGTGGTCTACCACATTTGGTTAATTTAATTCAAAGCGAGTCAGTGCCTCTAATCTTGGCGAGCGTTGCATGCATAAGAAACATATCCATTCATCCATTGAATGAAGGCTTAATAGTTGATGCAGGTTTCCTTCCACCTTTGGTGAAGTTACTAGATTATAGAGATTCTGAAGAAATTCAATGTCATGCAGTATCTACTTTAAGAAATCTTGCTGCTTCTTCAGAAAAGAACCGCAAAGAGTTTTTCGAAAGTGGAGCGGTAAAGAAGTGCAAAGAGCTCGCTCTGGACTCACCAGTTAGTGTTCAAAGTGAAATCTCAGCTTGTTTTGCAATTTTAGCACTTGCTGATGTTTCTAAACAAGATTTATTGGATGCCGATATTTTACAGGCATTGATACCTATGACATTCTCAACCAATCAAGAAGTTTCTGGTAATGCGGCAGCGGCTTTAGCAAACTTGTGCTCCAGAATTGACAACTATTCCAAGATAATATCGTCATGGGACCAACCTAAGGAAGGTATTAGAGGTTTCTTAAAAAGATTTTTGCAAAGCAATTATGCAACCTTTGAGCATATAGCTCTATGGGCTATTTTGCAACTATCAGAAAGCCATAACGACAAAGTTATTTACTTAATCAAAAACgataaagaaataataaacaGCGTAAGGAAAATGGCTGATGTAACATATGATCGTTTGCAGAAATCTGGTGTTGAtgttaataaaaatggaaataGCGAAGAAAGAGGAGATAATGAGGACCATCAGAGCAACAATGATAGAAACTTGGCTAATTCAACTTCCTCAGATCAATATGAAGATGCAAGCATGgaattatataatataacacAACAGATTCTTCAATTCCTTGATTGA
- a CDS encoding uncharacterized protein (CAGL0M03366g~Protein of unknown function), producing MTASPIDKQDKANDNTSKEEITPTRKSNSSTSVDHENLIIEEVEVTKYLSDKTAPKQRSNLILEEVEVTDYVE from the coding sequence atgacAGCATCACCAATTGATAAGCAAGACAAAGCAAATGACAACACTTCTAAGGAAGAAATAACACCTACTCGTAAATCAAACTCTTCAACTTCAGTAGATCATGAAAACTTGATTATTGAGGAGGTTGAAGTTACCAAGTATTTATCTGATAAAACGGCTCCAAAACAACGTTCTAATTTAATTTTAGAAGAAGTAGAAGTAACTGACTATGTTGAATGA
- the GLC3 gene encoding 1,4-alpha-glucan branching enzyme (CAGL0M03377g~Ortholog(s) have 1,4-alpha-glucan branching enzyme activity, role in glycogen biosynthetic process and cytoplasm localization): protein MSLTKIPENVQGAVSIDPWLEPFADVLSERRYLADKWLYDIKHATPDGSEQSLVDFARNAYKTYGLHANQQTKEIVYREWAPNAQRAFLVGEFNNWNEESHEMKHKDEFGVFSITLAPLENGDFAIPHDSKIKVMFVLPDGSKVYRIPAWITRATQPSKETAQKYGPTYEGRFWNPPNSYQFKHQRPKFNLANDSIKIYEAHIGISSPEPKVASYKEFTQNVLPRIKHLGYDAIQLMAIMEHAYYASFGYQVTNFFAISSRYGTPEDLKELIDTAHSMGILVLLDVIHSHASKNSEDGLNMFDGSDHQYFHSLTSGRGEHPLWDSRLFNYGSFEVQRFLLANLAYYIDVYQFDGFRFDGVTSMLYLHHGVGAGGAFSGDYNEYLSRDRSGVDHEALAYLMLANDLVHDLLPESAVTIAEDVSGYPTLCLPRTAGGGGFDYRLAMALPDMWIKLLKTKQDDDWDMGHIVHTLTNRRHGEKVVAYCESHDQALVGDKTLAFWLMDAAMYTDMTVLKEPTLVIDRGIALHKMIRLITHSLGGEAYLNFEGNEFGHPEWLDFPRVGNNDSYHYARRQFNLVDDDLLRYRHLNEFDAAMQNCESKHQWLNTPQAYVSLKHEVDKVIAFERNGHLFVFNFHPTQSFTDYRIGVDVAGTYKIVLNTDRAEFGGHNRIDEAQEFFTTDLEWNNRRNFIQVYIPSRTAIVLTRQM from the coding sequence ATGAGTTTGACTAAGATTCCTGAAAATGTCCAGGGAGCAGTTTCCATTGACCCATGGTTAGAACCATTTGCTGATGTTCTTTCTGAGCGAAGGTACCTTGCTGATAAATGGCTATATGACATCAAGCACGCCACACCTGATGGCTCTGAGCAAAGTTTGGTTGATTTCGCAAGAAACGCATATAAGACCTATGGTCTGCACGCCAACCAGCAAACTAAAGAAATTGTTTACAGAGAATGGGCTCCAAATGCTCAACGTGCTTTCCTAGTCGGTGAGTTCAACAACTGGAACGAAGAGTCTCATGAAATGAAGCATAAGGATGAATTTGGTGTATTTAGCATCACTCTAGCACCTTTGGAGAACGGCGATTTTGCCATCCCTCATGATTCCAAGATCAAAGTTATGTTTGTCTTGCCAGATGGCTCAAAAGTTTACAGAATTCCAGCATGGATTACAAGAGCCACTCAACCAAGCAAAGAAACCGCTCAGAAATACGGTCCAACATATGAGGGTAGATTCTGGAACCCACCTAACTCTTACCAGTTTAAACACCAAAGACCTAAGTTCAATTTGGCTAACGACTCAATTAAAATTTATGAAGCTCACATTGGTATCTCTTCTCCAGAGCCAAAAGTTGCCTCCTACAAAGAATTCACTCAAAACGTTCTACCTAGAATTAAGCATCTAGGTTACGATGCTATCCAATTGATGGCTATTATGGAGCACGCTTACTATGCTTCGTTTGGTTACCAAGTTACCAACTTCTTTGCTATCAGTTCTCGTTATGGTACCCCAGAAGATTTGAAAGAGTTAATCGATACTGCCCATAGCATGGGTATCTTGGTTCTACTAGATGTCATTCACAGTCACGCATCTAAGAATAGTGAAGATGGTTTGAACATGTTCGATGGTTCTGACCACCAATACTTCCATTCCTTGACTTCTGGTAGAGGTGAGCATCCATTATGGGATTCCCGTTTATTCAATTATGGTAGCTTTGAAGTGCAAAGATTCTTGCTTGCCAACTTGGCTTACTACATTGACGTTTACCAATTCGATGGTTTCAGATTTGATGGTGTCACCTCTATGCTTTACTTACACCATGGTGTCGGTGCTGGTGGTGCTTTCAGCGGTGACTACAACGAGTATTTGTCCCGTGACAGATCTGGTGTTGACCATGAAGCCCTGGCTTACTTGATGTTGGCAAATGACCTAGTCCATGACTTGCTACCGGAATCCGCTGTTACTATTGCTGAAGATGTTTCTGGTTATCCAACTCTGTGTCTACCAAGAACTGCAGGCGGTGGTGGTTTTGACTACAGATTGGCTATGGCTCTCCCAGATATGTGGATCAAGCTTCTAAAGACCAAACAAGATGATGACTGGGATATGGGTCACATTGTTCACACATTGACTAACAGACGTCATGGTGAAAAGGTTGTTGCCTACTGTGAATCCCACGATCAAGCTCTAGTCGGTGACAAGACTCTTGCCTTCTGGCTAATGGATGCTGCCATGTACACCGACATGACCGTTTTGAAGGAGCCAACATTGGTTATTGACCGTGGTATTGCTCTACACAAAATGATTAGATTAATCACCCACTCTCTAGGTGGTGAGGCTTATCTAAACTTCGAGGGTAACGAGTTCGGCCATCCTGAATGGTTAGACTTCCCAAGAGTTGGTAACAATGACAGTTACCATTATGCAAGAAGACAATTCAACTTGgttgatgatgatttatTGCGTTACAGGCATTTGAACGAGTTTGATGCTGCAATGCAAAACTGTGAATCCAAACACCAATGGTTGAATACTCCTCAAGCATATGTCTCTTTGAAGCACGAGGTTGACAAAGTTATCGCCTTCGAAAGAAATGGCCAtttgtttgttttcaaCTTCCATCCAACTCAAAGTTTCACTGACTACAGAATTGGTGTCGATGTTGCTGGTACTTACAAAATTGTACTAAATACTGATAGAGCAGAATTTGGTGGCCACAATAGAATTGATGAGGctcaagaatttttcacCACTGACTTGGAATGGAACAACAGAAGGAACTTCATCCAAGTATACATTCCAAGCAGGACTGCTATCGTTTTGACCCGTCAAATGTAG
- the UBC8 gene encoding E2 ubiquitin-conjugating protein UBC8 (CAGL0M03399g~Ortholog(s) have ubiquitin-protein transferase activity), with product MSGNSKRRIETDVMKLLMSDHEVELVEDSMQEFHVKFYGPKDTPYEGGVWRLHVELPDNYPYKSPSIGFVNKIFHPNIDIASGSICLDVINSTWSPLYDLLNIVEWMLPGLLKEPNGSDPLNNEAANLQLKDKKVYEEKVREYIDKYATKERYESQFGTPEDDEDDGDDAEMKDEDGDDDIDEPVSDLEDISDDNADPSEELSDISDIELSDED from the coding sequence ATGAGTGGGAATTCAAAGAGACGTATAGAGACGGATGTGATGAAGCTTCTCATGAGTGATCATGAGGTTGAGCTGGTGGAGGATAGCATGCAGGAGTTCCATGTTAAGTTTTATGGTCCTAAGGACACACCATATGAAGGAGGTGTTTGGAGATTGCACGTAGAGCTGCCAGACAACTACCCTTATAAATCGCCAAGTATTGGGTTTGTAAACAAGATATTCCATCCTAATATAGATATTGCGTCAGGGTCTATCTGTTTAGATGTCATCAACTCTACATGGTCACCACTATATGATCTACTGAACATTGTAGAGTGGATGTTGCCAGGACTGCTGAAGGAACCTAATGGGAGCGATCCATTGAACAATGAGGCAGCTAACTTACAACTGAAGGATAAAAAAGTATACGAGGAGAAAGTGCGGGAATACATAGATAAGTATGCCACAAAGGAGAGATATGAGAGTCAGTTTGGAACACctgaggatgatgaagatgacggTGATGATGCAGAAATGAAAGATGAGGATGGAGATGATGATATAGATGAACCGGTCAGTGATTTGGAAGATATAAGCGATGATAATGCAGACCCAAGCGAAGAGCTCAGTGACATCAGCGATATAGAGTTAAGCGATGAGGATTAG
- a CDS encoding uncharacterized protein (CAGL0M03421g~Protein of unknown function), giving the protein MFFVSSTGIDISDAGKEFSFSSVESKFAQRWFIGNCKHRNPSRKNAINQFFKSNAYSETINYSRKLKQKKLKQKEMAAMQRQNTTLLTAGSQNQEQPENSSREITNLLTGNDIWRHKRDDQVVVDTVTVHKKTKSFWKSFKHMRKQIRKLRLQKKNVYKPQGCTTHTQRQCSKKETLERINFLKPLPYLVGDSYSPEIIKQNILAITEHSEQNLLLTDY; this is encoded by the coding sequence ATGTTCTTCGTTTCAAGTACGGGCATCGATATCTCTGACGCCGGGAAGGAGTTTTCCTTCTCATCGGTTGAGTCTAAATTTGCACAAAGATGGTTCATTGGCAATTGCAAACACCGAAACCCCAGTAGAAAAAACGCAATTAACCAATTCTTTAAAAGCAATGCATATAGTGAGACAATAAACTACTCCAGAAAAttgaaacagaagaagctgaaacAGAAAGAGATGGCGGCAATGCAAAGACAAAATACGACACTATTGACAGCTGGATCACAGAACCAAGAACAACCAGAGAACTCAAGCCGTGAAATTACCAATCTGTTAACTGGCAATGATATTTGGAGGCATAAAAGAGACGACCaggttgttgttgataCCGTAACTGTGCATAAGAAGACGAAAAGTTTCTGGAAGTCTTTCAAACATATGAGGAAACAAATAAGAAAGCTTAGActccaaaagaaaaacgTATACAAGCCTCAGGGGTGCACTACACACACGCAGAGACAGTGTTCAAAGAAAGAGACACTAGAAAGGataaatttcttgaaaccGTTGCCATATCTTGTTGGAGACAGCTACAGTCCGGAAATcataaaacaaaatattttagcTATAACTGAACATTCTGAACAAAATCTTCTGCTAACAGACtattaa
- a CDS encoding acetate uptake transporter family protein (CAGL0M03465g~Ortholog(s) have acetate transmembrane transporter activity, ammonium transmembrane transporter activity and role in ammonium transport, nitrogen utilization, plasma membrane acetate transport): MSDKDQGSAQLAGDHQEYQNKNYDSDVENMAGGDHEIGKIYTSGANNEYIYIGRQKFLKTDLYEAFGGTLNPGLAPPSSHKFANPAPLGLSAFALTTFVLSMFNAKAQGIVVPNVVVGLAMFYGGLVQLIAGIWEIALENTFGATALCSYGGFWLSFGAIYIPWFGILEAYKDKESDLGNALGFYLLGWTIFTYGLTLCTLKSTVAFFALFFLLALVLLLLSIGEFSGKVGCKRAGGVVGVVVAFIAWYNAYAGVASRQNSYIVAHPFPLPTNEKTLY; encoded by the coding sequence ATGTCTGACAAAGATCAAGGAAGCGCCCAACTAGCTGGCGATCACCAAGAGTATCAAAACAAGAACTACGACTCTGATGTCGAAAACATGGCTGGTGGAGACCACGAAATTGGCAAGATCTACACATCTGGTGCCAACAACGAGTACATCTACATTGGTAGACagaagttcttgaagaCTGACCTGTACGAGGCTTTCGGTGGTACTTTGAACCCAGGTCTTGCTCCACCTTCAAGCCACAAGTTTGCTAACCCAGCCCCATTGGGTCTGTCTGCTTTCGCTCTAACCACTTTTGTGCTATCTATGTTCAACGCCAAGGCTCAAGGTATTGTGGTTCCTAACGTTGTTGTCGGTTTGGCTATGTTCTACGGTGGTCTTGTCCAATTGATCGCCGGTATTTGGGAAATCGCTTTGGAAAACACTTTTGGTGCCACTGCTCTGTGCTCCTACGGTGGTTTCTGGTTGAGTTTCGGTGCTATTTACATTCCATGGTTCGGTATCCTAGAAGCCTacaaagataaagaaagtGACTTGGGTAACGCCCTAGGTTTCTACCTACTGGGCTGGACCATTTTCACTTACGGTTTGACTTTGTGTACATTGAAGTCTACCGTTGCTTTCTTTGCACTATTCTTCCTACTGGCTCTGGTCTTGCTATTATTGTCTATTGGTGAATTCTCAGGCAAAGTTGGCTGTAAGAGAGCTGGTGGTGTCGTCGGTGTCGTCGTCGCTTTCATTGCTTGGTACAACGCTTACGCAGGTGTCGCCAGCAGACAAAACTCTTACATTGTTGCTCACCCATTCCCATTGCCAACAAACGAAAAGACCCTAtactaa
- the RPC34 gene encoding DNA-directed RNA polymerase III subunit C34 (CAGL0M03487g~Ortholog(s) have RNA polymerase III activity, role in tRNA transcription from RNA polymerase III promoter and DNA-directed RNA polymerase III complex, cytosol, mitochondrion localization) encodes MSDINNATIQLSDRAKELHNVMITKGSGALFTQQELSERSGLASLSDLMSIVQELLDKNLLKLVKQNNELKFQAVDFFEAQKKSTMSAEEALVYSYIESSGREGIWSKTIKARTNLHQHVVLKCLKSLESQRYVKSVKSVKHPTRKIYMLYHLQPSIEVTGGPWFTDSELDVEFINSLLTIVWRFVSECTYPGGFSNFQNGSQGALYAPGIKNYCSLEDILQFIEQAQVANVQLNLGDIRSLCEVLVYDDKLERVLHDHYRVTLSSVMQMNQVASVSQADDATDMYAESEYSIFDFHTVMAPSSMDKEAVYFDEWVL; translated from the coding sequence ATGAGTGATATCAATAACGCCACGATCCAGCTATCTGATCGAGCCAAGGAACTGCACAATGTGATGATCACTAAAGGTTCGGGTGCATTGTTCACCCAGCAAGAGCTGAGTGAGCGCAGTGGACTAGCGTCTCTGAGCGATCTGATGTCTATTGTGCAGGAGCTTCTAGACAAGAACCTGCTGAAGCTTGTCAAGCAGAACAACGAGCTGAAGTTCCAAGCGGTGGACTTCTTCGAAGCGCAGAAGAAGTCGACCATGTCTGCGGAGGAAGCGCTCGTGTACTCCTACATCGAGAGCAGCGGCCGTGAAGGTATATGGAGCAAGACCATCAAGGCGCGCACGAACCTGCACCAGCACGTCGTGCTGAAGTGTCTGAAGTCCCTAGAGTCGCAGCGGTACGTGAAGAGTGTGAAGAGTGTCAAGCACCCCACCCGTAAGATATACATGCTGTACCACTTGCAGCCGTCCATTGAGGTCACCGGTGGTCCGTGGTTTACCGACAGCGAACTGGATGTGGAGTTCATCAACAGTCTGCTGACGATTGTGTGGAGATTCGTGTCTGAGTGCACGTACCCCGGCGGGTTCTCCAACTTCCAGAACGGTAGCCAAGGCGCACTGTACGCCCCGGGCATCAAGAACTACTGCAGCCTGGAGGACATCCTGCAGTTCATAGAACAGGCGCAGGTTGCCAACGTGCAGCTGAATCTGGGGGACATACGTTCGCTGTGCGAGGTTCTAGTGTACGACGACAAGCTTGAGCGGGTATTGCACGACCACTACCGTGTGACACTGTCCAGCGTGATGCAGATGAACCAGGTTGCCAGCGTTTCGCAAGCGGATGACGCCACGGACATGTATGCGGAGTCGGAGTACTCCATCTTCGACTTCCACACCGTGATGGCACCATCATCAATGGACAAAGAAGCGGTATACTTTGATGAATGGGTATTGTGA